The genomic window CACGGACCTCGGGGGTGTCCCTGAACATCACGAACTGGTCGCCGCCGCCCAGCACGGGGGTTCCCCAACGTGGATCGATGGACGGAAGGGCGAAGACTCCCACCTCCTCGTCGAGGTTGGCCTGGATCTCCTCGGGCATGAAGCCGGTCACGAAGTTCCCCTGCCGGTGCAGGACGGCCCTGGGAGGATTCTCGAACAGCGGGAGCACGGCATCCTGGAACCTGGTGGTGAGGATGTTCTGCGGTCCTCCAAGCACGTAGCGTTCGTTGCCCCATATCTGCATCATGATCTCACCGGCGCGTCTCACCGCCGGGTGGTTGAACGGGATCTCGTGGTTCACCCACTTGTCGTACACCTCGGGTCCCCCAGTGCGCAGCATGATGTCCTCCATCCAGTCGGTGGCGACCCACCCCGTGGCCGTCCCACTCTCCATGCCGATGGACCAGGGCGCGTATCCCTCTGCGGCTATCTGCTCGGTGAGGGCCATGAGCTCGTCCCACGTGGCGGGGATCTTCCATCCCTTCGACTCGAAGAACTTCTTGGGATACCAGACGAGGCTCTTGATGTTCACCCGGTGGAAGACACCGTACACCTTGCCCTCGTACGAACCGAGCTCCTTCCACACGGGCTTGTAGTTCTGGTCTATCTTCGCCACCACCTCGGCGGGGAGGGGGATGATCTGGCCTTTGCCCGCAAACCGCTTCATGAGTCCCGGCTGCGGAAGGGCTGCGATGTCGGGCGGGGTTCCCGCCTCCACCTGGACGAAGATCTGGGTCTCGAACTCGGGCGATCCCTCGTAGACCACATCGATCCCGGTCCGATCCTCGAAGGGCCGTATGGCCTCCTCGAAGCGGGCGGCTTCTTCACCTCGGAACGCGCCGAACACGCGCACCACACGGCCGCCTGTCTGCTGCTGCTCCTGCGTGCCGGTGGCAAGGAGCAGGCTGCAGGCCGAGGAGATCACCAGGAGAAACAGTGCGACACGTCTCATTACTACACTCCTCTTTGAGAGATATGCAGGATCAACGATCCCGTATCGTCAGGTGGTGGATCGCTCCACCACCGAGAGCTCGAGAAACACCTTCTGGGCCGGCAGCTCAGAGTTCTCGAGATGGGAGAGGAGGATACGCGCGGCGATCATCCCCGACTGGTCGAGCGCCTGGGAGATGGTGGAAAGCCCCAGGTAGCCGGCCATGTCGAGGTCGTCGAATCCCAGTATGGCGAGCTCGCCCGGAACGCCGATACCCCTGTTGCGGGCGGCCGAGAGGAGACGGGCGGCCACGATGTCCGAGCTGGCGAAGACCGCTTCCCCCACCGCGTGGTGGGCCACGAACTCCTCCACCTGGTCCTGGATCGTGTGCTCTTCGAACTCACACATGGCCACACGGACCGAGGTCCGGGGGATCCCCTCTTCCTCCAGCCTGGAGAGGAACCCCTCGAGACGCTGCTCGGTGGCATCCAAGGTGAAGCGTTGCCTGGAGAACTCTCCTATGAAGGAGAACCGACGGTATCCCTTCGAGAGCAGGTAGGAGGCGGCGAGCCTCCCTCCCTCCCTATTGTCGATGAGCACGGACGAACAGCCGGGCAGGGCGCTCTCCACCGATACCACAGGAACGCGGAGATCGATGAGGCGTTCGAGGAGGGGCCCTTCCATCATGAGGCTGAGGGAGACGAGGGCGTCCACACGCCCCCCCATGGAGAGCAACTCGAGATACTCCTCGAGGTGGGTCTCGCTCTTCACGGTATAGATGATCACCTCGAAGTTCTCGGGGCCGAGTACGTCGGAGACACCGCGTATACGCTGGACGAACGAGGCCTCCGTGAAGAAGGGGGTGAGGACCCCTACCCTCCGGAGGTGTTTCCGCGCTCGTGCGGCTGCATCGGCTGCGGGTTCGAAACCCAGCTCCGCAATGGCGGCTCTGACCTTCTCCCTGGTCGAGGGCCGCACCCGTGAGGGAGAGTTGACCACCCGCGAGACCGTCGAGATGCTCACCCCGGCCTTTCTGGCCACGTCGTATATGGTAGGACGCCTGGACATGCCTCACCTGTATGAAAGTGCTTTCATGAATACTCTTTCATTATACCACAGACGCACCGGCTGTCAAGCACGAATCGTCATATCCGGCACAAAAGAAACAGGCCCCCAGAAACGGGGGCCTGTCCGGAGGGAACCGCGATCAGCCTACGGTGAGGCCTGCCTCTGCATACTCCCTGAGGGCCTTCTTGAGAGTATCATGGTTGAGTGCATAGAGGGCGACGAGGATCTCGCCTACCCTGAGATGCTCCTGGCCCTTTTCCATCCGCTCCCGCTGAATCATGAGGGCCACGTCCACCTGGGTTTCGGTGACATACCCCTTGGACACCAGGAACTCTCCGAATTTCATAGGGGGCCTCCTGGAGGGATCTCCTTATCAGTATAGTGCAGTCCTTCCTGGAATGCAAAGGAAAAGTGGAAGATGTGGCCTTTTTTTCGAAATATCGTTATGTTTATGGTACAATACATTATAACAGGCACTCTATATTAGGGAGGCGACATGAAGAGTTTCACGTTCTGGAACTATACGAGGGTGGTGTTCGGTCTCGAGGCCGAGAAGGAACTTCCCTCCTACATTCCTCTCCTGGGCCGGAAGGTACTCCTGCACTACGGGGGAGGGAGCATCAAAAAGATCGGGCTCTACGACGTGGTGGTGAAGGCCTTGAAGGATGCAGGGGTGGAGTGGGTCGAACTCGGCGGGGTGAAGCCCAATCCACGCCTCAGCCTGGTCCATGAGGGCATCGAGCTGTGCAGGAAGGAGGGGGTGACCGGGATCCTCGCGGTGGGCGGCGGGAGTGTGATCGACTCGGCCAAGGCGATCGCGGCCGGGGTGAAGTACGAGGGCGATGTGTGGGACTTCTATGCGGGGAAGGCCCAGCCAAAGGAGACCCTCCCGGTGGGCGTGGTGCTCACCATCCCTGCGGCGGGAAGCGAGACGAGCGGGAGCTCGGTCGTCACCAAGGAGGATGGCCAGCTCAAGCGCGGGATCACTTACGACATCCTCAGGCCGCAGTTCGCCATACTCAACCCCAAGTGGACGCTCTCCCTCCCGTGGTATCAGACGGCGTGCGGCATAAGCGACATGCTCGCCCACGTGATGGAGCGCTACTTCACCACGGTACCCCATGTGGAGTTGACCGACCGCATGGCCGAGGGGGTGATGCGCACCATCATCCACCAGGCCTATCGGCTCAAGGAGGATCCCAACGACATCAATGCCCGGAGCGAGATCATGTGGGCGGGTACGGTGGCACACAACGACCTGCTCGGCACAGGTCGTGAGGGTGATTGGACGAGCCATGGGATCGAGCACGAGATAAGCGGTATCTACGACCTGGCCCACGGCGCGGGGCTCAGTATCGTGTTCCCCGCATGGCTCAAGTACGTGCTCCCGAAGCGCACCGAGAAGATCGCCCAGTTCGCCCACAGGGTGTTCGGGATGGACTACTACTTCGACAATCCGGAGGAGACGGCACGCGAGGGTGTCCGTCGGCTCGAGCAGTTCTACCGGGACATGGGGCTGCCGGTGCGGCTCAAGGAGGCGGGTATCGACGGCTCCCGCATCAGGGAGATGGCCGAGAAGACGCGGGACGGGAAGCGGCCTGTGGGGAGTTTCGTGCAGCTCTCCACGGACGACATAGAGAAGATCCTCACGCTCGCCCTCGAGTAGGCGTGAGGTGACGGCGTGCGGGCCGCCCGGAGGGGCGGCCTTTTCTCGTTAGGAGGGTGGAGACTTGAAGATGCGGCATGTTCTGCCGATACCTCAAAGCGATGAGGGGCGTGTGCGTCCTTTTCCTGTGTGCGGGGATCCTCGCCGCCCAGTCCTGGTACGAGGAGGGGGTGGCCTCGTGGTACGGGCCCGGGTTCGCGGGCAAGGCCACGGCCTCGGGCGAGGTCTACGATCCCGAGGAGATGACGGCGGCGCACAGGAGCCTGCCGTTCGGCGCCCTGGTGCGGGTGTGGTGCCGGGAGACGGGGCACGCGGTGGTGGTGCGGATCACCGACAGGGGGCCGTTCGTGGAGGGAAGGGTGATCGATCTCTCGCGCCGCGCAGCCGAGATGTTGGGGTTCCTCGAGGAGGGGACGGCCCACGTGAAGGTGGAACTCCTCGCGAGGCAGGGGTTCCCCCAGGGTGGTGAGGGAGAGAGGCCGGTGTACCTGCAGGTGGGGGCCTTCCGGAAGGAGGCGAACGCCCTCCGGCTGGGGGTCCGGCTCGCCCGGGAGGGGTTCTGGCCGGAGGTGCACCGAGGGGAGGAGGGGGTCTACCGGGTGGTGGTGGCCGTGCAGGAGGTGGAGGAGGCGCGGAGGCGGCTTGGGGGGATGGGGTTGGGGGCGGTGAGGTGGGAGGGGCGGTAGGAGGGGCCTCAAAGAAGAAGGGCGATCTTTCGATCGCCCTTCCCGAGGAGGGTATGAGACGTAAAGGGCGTCACTGCTCCACGAGGGCGTCAATCCCCACGGTACTGGACCAGCTTCCCTTCTTCCACTCAGGTTCGAGGCTCCACACCAGGGTCTTTCCGTCCCTGAGCGAGAGCCTGTAGAGGTTCACCACAGGGGTCTCACCCGAGAGTTCGGTGACAATCCGCACGAAGGCACCACGCGAGAGACGCACGGGGTAGGAGTGACGTCCGTCCTTCAGGGTGATCTCGGCCGTATCCTTGATGGTCTCCTGGTCGTCCGAGACCTCTATCTTCACCTTCACCTCATCCCCTTCCCTCACGCGGGCGTTCGCCTCGAGGGATGAGATCGCGGCGGAGAGAGGCCGCCACTCGGTGGTGTGCATGCCACTCGCCGAGATCTTGAACTCGTGTGTCTCGGCAAGCTCCTCTATCTCACCCGGGCTCAGGATCCTGGGGATGATACGCAGGTCGTCTATGAGACCCACGAGCGGTCCATGGTCGGGGAAGTAGGTGGGATCGGCGTCCGCTCCCAGCACGAGCTGCGAGAGCGTACCGCTCTTCCCCGGTGTCACATCCTTCGAGGCCACATCCTCTCCGTTGATGTAGACCTTCATGGGAATCGTCCCTGCATTGAACCCACCGGTGACCGCGATGTGGTACCACTTCCCCTTCTCCAAGGGGTATTCCACATCCATCTGGAAGTCCGCATCGGT from Spirochaeta thermophila DSM 6192 includes these protein-coding regions:
- a CDS encoding ABC transporter substrate-binding protein translates to MRRVALFLLVISSACSLLLATGTQEQQQTGGRVVRVFGAFRGEEAARFEEAIRPFEDRTGIDVVYEGSPEFETQIFVQVEAGTPPDIAALPQPGLMKRFAGKGQIIPLPAEVVAKIDQNYKPVWKELGSYEGKVYGVFHRVNIKSLVWYPKKFFESKGWKIPATWDELMALTEQIAAEGYAPWSIGMESGTATGWVATDWMEDIMLRTGGPEVYDKWVNHEIPFNHPAVRRAGEIMMQIWGNERYVLGGPQNILTTRFQDAVLPLFENPPRAVLHRQGNFVTGFMPEEIQANLDEEVGVFALPSIDPRWGTPVLGGGDQFVMFRDTPEVRAFLEFLTTWDSAKIWAQAGGALFPYKNQDLDDYSSQLERKMAEILVNADVFRFDASDLMPAEVGAGTFWTGMADLVSGVPLETVLDQIEASWPR
- a CDS encoding LacI family DNA-binding transcriptional regulator, coding for MARKAGVSISTVSRVVNSPSRVRPSTREKVRAAIAELGFEPAADAAARARKHLRRVGVLTPFFTEASFVQRIRGVSDVLGPENFEVIIYTVKSETHLEEYLELLSMGGRVDALVSLSLMMEGPLLERLIDLRVPVVSVESALPGCSSVLIDNREGGRLAASYLLSKGYRRFSFIGEFSRQRFTLDATEQRLEGFLSRLEEEGIPRTSVRVAMCEFEEHTIQDQVEEFVAHHAVGEAVFASSDIVAARLLSAARNRGIGVPGELAILGFDDLDMAGYLGLSTISQALDQSGMIAARILLSHLENSELPAQKVFLELSVVERSTT
- a CDS encoding iron-containing alcohol dehydrogenase, yielding MKSFTFWNYTRVVFGLEAEKELPSYIPLLGRKVLLHYGGGSIKKIGLYDVVVKALKDAGVEWVELGGVKPNPRLSLVHEGIELCRKEGVTGILAVGGGSVIDSAKAIAAGVKYEGDVWDFYAGKAQPKETLPVGVVLTIPAAGSETSGSSVVTKEDGQLKRGITYDILRPQFAILNPKWTLSLPWYQTACGISDMLAHVMERYFTTVPHVELTDRMAEGVMRTIIHQAYRLKEDPNDINARSEIMWAGTVAHNDLLGTGREGDWTSHGIEHEISGIYDLAHGAGLSIVFPAWLKYVLPKRTEKIAQFAHRVFGMDYYFDNPEETAREGVRRLEQFYRDMGLPVRLKEAGIDGSRIREMAEKTRDGKRPVGSFVQLSTDDIEKILTLALE
- a CDS encoding septal ring lytic transglycosylase RlpA family protein, encoding MRGVCVLFLCAGILAAQSWYEEGVASWYGPGFAGKATASGEVYDPEEMTAAHRSLPFGALVRVWCRETGHAVVVRITDRGPFVEGRVIDLSRRAAEMLGFLEEGTAHVKVELLARQGFPQGGEGERPVYLQVGAFRKEANALRLGVRLAREGFWPEVHRGEEGVYRVVVAVQEVEEARRRLGGMGLGAVRWEGR